One window of the Eucalyptus grandis isolate ANBG69807.140 chromosome 6, ASM1654582v1, whole genome shotgun sequence genome contains the following:
- the LOC104429870 gene encoding pathogenesis-related protein 1: MVSYNMNSRMSVPLHVIFLVALTLALISLSVAQDSPQDYVAAHNAARSQVGVGPITWDERVASYARDYAQKHARDCTRLVHSGGPYGENLAWASPDLTGTRAVNLWVGEKPDYNYNSNSCAPGKVCGHYTQVVWRNSVRVGCAKAQCATGGTLVTCNYDPPGNYIGQKPY; encoded by the coding sequence ATGGTCTCTTACAATATGAATTCCCGTATGAGTGTTCCTCTCCATGTCATTTTCCTCGTTGCTCTAACCCTGGCGCTGATCTCTCTGTCTGTCGCCCAAGACTCTCCCCAAGACTACGTCGCCGCCCACAATGCAGCCCGCTCCCAGGTCGGTGTAGGCCCAATCACTTGGGACGAGCGAGTGGCTAGCTATGCCAGGGATTACGCCCAAAAGCACGCCAGGGATTGCACGCGGCTGGTCCATTCAGGCGGACCCTATGGAGAGAACCTCGCGTGGGCTTCCCCTGATCTCACCGGCACGAGAGCGGTGAACCTGTGGGTCGGGGAAAAGCCTGACTACAACTACAATTCCAACTCATGCGCGCCCGGGAAGGTCTGCGGGCATTACACTCAGGTGGTGTGGCGCAACTCAGTTCGGGTTGGATGCGCGAAGGCCCAATGCGCGACTGGCGGTACTTTGGTGACTTGTAACTATGATCCTCCCGGGAACTATATAGGCCAGAAGCCTTATTGA